The following proteins are encoded in a genomic region of Arachis ipaensis cultivar K30076 chromosome B02, Araip1.1, whole genome shotgun sequence:
- the LOC107626028 gene encoding LOW QUALITY PROTEIN: subtilisin-like protease SBT1.1 (The sequence of the model RefSeq protein was modified relative to this genomic sequence to represent the inferred CDS: inserted 2 bases in 1 codon): MKGNMTSRTLLLFLALMVTNSIAIMDKQTYIVHMDKTKIKSSIHSQDSTKPWFQSVIDFITEVSVQEDEEEIAPQLLYVYETNMFGFSAHLSSKQLEYLNQVDGFLAAMPDELLTLHTTHTPHFLGLQNGRGLWSAPSLASDVIVGILDTGIWPEHISFQDTGLTEVPSRWKGSCEEGTKFSASNCNKKLIGARAFYKGYEKVIGRINETLDYRSPRDSQGHGTHTASTAAGNMVNNASLFGMAKGSASGMRYTSKVAAYKVCWPLGCANSDILAAMDQAVADGVDILSLSLGGIAKPYYNDSIAIASFGATQNGVFVSCSAGNSGPFRSTVGNVAPWIITVAASYTDRSFPTKVKLGNGQVFKGASLYHGKTIQLPLVHANTTGTQRTAQFCTKGSLDPKLVHGKIVACERGMNSRTEKGEVVKILXHILPATSLGASASNAIRNYIHSAKSPTASISFIGTMYGDPAPVMAGFSARGPSIVGPDVIKPDVTAPGVNILASWPPLTAPSLLKSDKRRVLYNIVSGTSMSCPHVTGIAALLKSVHKDWSPAAIKSALMTTAYTVNNRGSPLLDIASNTSSAFANPFAFGSGHVNPECASDPGLVYDITNKDYLNYLCSLNYTPTQIAIISKGHFKCSKDTFFQLGDLNYPSFSVSFDINGTNSSVTYKRVVTNVGYPSSSYTVKVEEPNGVSVKVEPRNLRFGKLGEKLNYSVTFVANGGTTISDTSTFGSLTWVSGKYNVRSPIAITWQ, from the exons ATGAAAG GCAACATGACCTCTAGGACATTGCTACTTTTCTTGGCCTTAATGGTGACAAATTCAATTGCTATCATGGACAAACAGACATATATAGTACACATGGACAAGACCAAGATCAAATCCTCAATTCATTCACAAGACAGCACTAAACCATGGTTTCAATCTGTCATTGATTTCATCACTGAGGTTTCAGTgcaagaagatgaagaggaaatAGCTCCTCAGCTTCTTTATGTCTATGAAACCAACATGTTTGGTTTTTCTGCACATCTTTCAAGTAAACAACTTGAATACTTGAACCAAGTTGATGGTTTCCTTGCAGCAATGCCTGATGAGCTATTAACCCTTCACACAACACACACCCCACATTTTCTTGGCCTACAAAATGGGAGAGGACTTTGGAGTGCTCCTAGTTTGGCCTCTGATGTGATCGTAGGGATCCTTGACACCGGTATATGGCCGGAACACATCAGTTTCCAAGACACTGGTTTGACCGAAGTACCCTCTAGATGGAAAGGTTCTTGTGAAGAAGGGACCAAGTTCTCTGCCTCAAATTGTAACAAGAAGCTAATTGGAGCAAGAGCCTTTTATAAAGGGTATGAAAAAGTTATCGGGAGAATCAATGAAACGCTGGATTATCGTTCGCCAAGAGATTCTCAAGGGCATGGAACACACACAGCCTCAACTGCAGCCGGTAACATGGTGAACAATGCAAGCCTATTCGGCATGGCTAAAGGTTCAGCAAGTGGAATGAGGTATACCTCAAAAGTTGCGGCTTATAAAGTATGCTGGCCACTAGGCTGCGCCAATTCGGATATATTGGCAGCTATGGATCAAGCTGTTGCTGATGGGGTAGACATATTGTCACTCTCTTTAGGCGGCATTGCAAAGCCTTACTACAATGATAGTATTGCCATAGCTTCATTTGGGGCAACTCAAAATGGAGTTTTTGTTTCTTGCTCTGCAGGGAATTCGGGCCCTTTCAGATCAACCGTTGGAAATGTTGCACCATGGATCATCACTGTTGCTGCTAGCTACACTGATAGAAGCTTTCCAACCAAAGTGAAGCTAGGGAATGGACAGGTTTTCAAAGGGGCATCTTTGTATCATGGCAAGACAATCCAATTGCCTCTTGTGCATGCTAATACCACAGGAACACAAAGGACAGCACAATTTTGCACCAAAGGTTCACTTGATCCAAAGCTAGTCCATGGAAAAATAGTTGCTTGTGAACGAGGAATGAATTCCAGAACTGAAAAGGGCGAGGTGGTGAAAATACT TCACATTTTGCCAGCAACTTCCTTAGGTGCCTCAGCAAGCAATGCAATTCGGAACTACATCCACTCTGCCAAATCTCCAACAGCTTCAATTTCATTCATAGGAACAATGTATGGTGACCCTGCACCAGTTATGGCAGGATTTTCTGCTAGAGGGCCAAGTATAGTGGGGCCAGATGTGATTAAACCAGATGTAACTGCACCTGGTGTGAACATCTTGGCTTCATGGCCACCATTAACTGCTCCAAGCCTGCTTAAGAGTGACAAAAGGCGTGTGCTATATAACATAGTTTCCGGCACCTCGATGTCTTGCCCTCATGTTACCGGCATAGCAGCACTTCTCAAATCTGTGCACAAAGATTGGTCACCAGCAGCTATCAAATCTGCACTGATGACCACAGCTTACACAGTGAACAACAGAGGTTCCCCTCTTTTAGACATTGCATCGAACACCTCATCTGCATTCGCCAACCCTTTTGCATTTGGTTCAGGCCATGTCAACCCAGAATGTGCCTCTGATCCAGGGTTAGTCTATGATATCACCAACAAAGATTACCTAAACTACTTGTGCAGCCTTAACTATACTCCTACCCAAATTGCTATAATCTCAAAGGGTCATTTCAAATGCTCCAAAGATACATTTTTTCAACTTGGTGACCTAAACTACCCTTCATTTTCTGTCTCATTTGACATAAATGGCACAAATTCTAGTGTTACATACAAGAGGGTAGTCACAAATGTTGGATATCCTAGTAGTTCTTATACAGTGAAAGTTGAAGAACCAAATGGAGTATCAGTTAAGGTTGAACCAAGGAATTTGAGGTTTGGAAAATTAGGTGAGAAATTGAATTATAGTGTGACTTTTGTTGCAAATGGAGGAACAACAATAAGTGACACTTCAACATTTGGATCATTGACTTGGGTGTCAGGCAAGTACAATGTTAGAAGCCCTATAGCAATAACCTGGCAATAG
- the LOC107627883 gene encoding phospholipase D gamma 1-like isoform X2, with the protein MDNSNGSPSQNRNSRSRSPSDHARAQSPIPHGGSDPHAPSTHHHPAYSFSYPPGPYSHNYYPPPPLSPSSHPSLPHSPCSHRYAYTSLPVSPSPGSSSPGPPINRPPPQLVAFNRPLPRLDYPLSIGGPTTKRRPPPRLDYPLSPGQKSAYSPPHYYTFPYHQGPKSPGVSSQSSQSPISSSPRSPSLENVICNVQISDSKLGAPASPSAPASPPAPAAQTGPFAPHFAHSNSVPFHGRNDEFNGCSDKFSGRRRSTSDVGDLKTSPSVSNESPRNQSLQLASYKGSSLRALLLHGNLDIWIHEANNLPNLDMFHRTLGDMFGKMPGSPGKGNTSDPYVSIRVSSAVIGRTFVIKNCEDPVWEQHFCVPVAHNAAEVIFHVKDSDVVGSELIGVVAIPVEQIHSGEVIKGAYPILNSNGKPVKQGAVLSLTIQYTPIDKLVMYQQGVGAGPEYIGVPGTYFPLRRGGTVTLYQDAHVPDGCLPNLMLDNEMHYVHGKCWFDIFQAISQAQRLIYITGWSVWHKVQLIRDAGPTESLGHLLRSKSQEGVRVLLLVWDDPTSRNILGIQTDGLMATHDEETRKFFKHSSVQVQLCSRNAGKRHSWAKQKEIEAIYTHHQKTVMVDAAAGNGKRKIIAFVGGLDLCDGRYDNPYHPLFRTLQTLHKDDYHNPCFAGNTGGCLREPWHDLHSKIDGPAAYDVLANFEERWLRAAKPKGVSKVKGNAYDDALLRLERIQDFLTVNDVPSVDDDNPEAWHVQIFRSIDSNSVKGFPKDPKIAQSMNLVCRKNVMIDMSIHEAYVKAIRSAQHYIYIENQYFIGSSFNWSQTQYKDLGADNLIPIEIALKIAEKIRENQRFAVYIVIPMWPEGIPTGAATQRILYWQNKTMQNMYQTVYNALVETGLETAFSPQDYLNFFCLGNREACGIYENVNGTGAPPPANSPQYHKYSIRQCKHLDLIFLLAVNFMWVFFSLPFCFVLQAQSRNNGRFMIYVHSKGMIVDDEYVIIGSANINQRSMDGGRDTEIAMGAYQPHHTWARNNSAPRGQVHGYRMSLWAEHTGTIEECFFQPESLECVSRVRTMGELNWKQYSAKEVSEMRGHLMKYPVDVDRKGKIKPIPGFEEFPDVGGKIVGSCFGIQENLTI; encoded by the exons ATGGACAATAGTAATGGATCTCCAAGCCAAAATCGGAACTCTAGGTCTAGGAGCCCTTCTGATCATGCAAGAGCTCAATCTCCAATTCCACATGGTGGTTCTGATCCACATGCACCATCAACTCATCATCACCCTGCATATTCATTCTCTTATCCTCCGGGACCATATTCCCACAACTATTACCCTCCACCTCCTTTATCACCTTCTTCACACCCTTCTCTTCCACACTCACCATGTAGCCATAGATATGCATACACCTCACTTCCTGTGTCACCCAGCCCCGGTTCTAGCTCCCCTGGTCCTCCAATTAACCGCCCTCCGCCTCAATTGGTTGCCTTTAACCGCCCTCTTCCGCGATTAGACTATCCCCTGAGTATCGGGGGGCCAACAACTAAACGGCGGCCTCCACCACGGCTGGACTATCCTCTGAGTCCGGGGCAAAAGTCAGCTTATTCTCCACCTCATTATTATACTTTCCCCTACCATCAAGGTCCTAAAAGTCCAGGAGTATCATCACAATCTAGTCAGAGTCCCATTTCCAGCTCTCCTAGGAGTCCTTCTTTGGAAAATGTTATATGCAATGTTCAGATATCAGATAGCAAGCTCGGTGCTCCTGCATCACCCTCTGCTCCTGCATCACCCCCTGCTCCTGCTGCACAAACTGGCCCTTTTGCACCACATTTTGCGCATTCGAATTCAGTTCCATTTCATGGGAGGAATGATGAATTTAATGGTTGTTCGGATAAATTCTCAGGCAGGAGACGTTCTACCTCTGATGTAGGGGATTTAAAGACTTCGCCTAGTGTGTCTAATGAATCGCCACGTAACCAGAGTTTGCAGCTTGCAAGCTATAAAGGGTCTTCTTTGAGAGCTTTGCTTCTACATGGAAATTTAGATATATGGATTCATGAAGCCAATAATCTTCCAAATCTAGACATGTTCCACAGAACTTTGGGGGATATGTTTGGCAAAATGCCTGGTAGTCCGGGCAAGGGCAATACCAGCGATCCTTATGTGTCAATTCGTGTATCAAGTGCTGTGATTGGGAGGACTTTTGTGATTAAGAACTGTGAGGACCCCGTTTGGGAGCAGCATTTTTGTGTTCCTGTTGCGCATAATGCTGCTGAAGTTATCTTTCATGTTAAGGACAGTGACGTCGTGGGATCAGAACTCATTGGTGTTGTGGCGATTCCAGTCGAACAAATACACTCAGGGGAAGTAATAAAAGGGGCCTACCCGATTTTGAATAGTAATGGGAAACCTGTTAAGCAAGGTGCTGTATTGAGCCTAACCATACAGTACACTCCAATTGATAAACTAGTCATGTATCAACAAGGAGTTGGAGCAGGTCCTGAGTATATCGGGGTTCCCGGCACTTATTTTCCATTGAGGAGAGGTGGAACTGTTACTCTATATCAAGATGCTCATGTTCCAGATGGCTGTCTCCCTAATTTGATGCTTGATAATGAGATGCATTATGTGCATGGAAAGTGTTGGTTTGACATATTTCAAGCAATAAGTCAAGCTCAACGGTTGATATATATCACGGGCTGGTCAGTATGGCACAAAGTTCAGTTGATTAGGGATGCCGGCCCAACGGAAAGCCTTGGCCATCTTTTGAGGTCTAAGTCACAGGAAGGAGTAAGAGTGCTTCTCCTTGTTTGGGATGACCCTACATCAAGAAACATCCTTGGTATACAAACG GATGGTCTCATGGCAACTCATGATGAGGAAACTCGAAAATTTTTCAAGCATTCTTCAGTACAAGTGCAGCTTTGTTCTCGCAATGCAGGAAAACGACATAGCTGGGCAAAACAAAAG GAAATTGAAGCAATATATACACATCATCAAAAAACTGTAATGGTGGATGCTGCTGCTGGAAATGGCAAAAGAAAAATTATAGCATTTGTTGGTGGACTTGATTTGTGTGACGGGCGATACGATAATCCATACCATCCTCTCTTTAGGACATTGCAGACACTGCATAAGGATGACTATCACAATCCATGTTTCGCG GGTAATACTGGTGGTTGCCTGCGAGAGCCGTGGCATGACTTGCACTCTAAAATTGATGGTCCAGCGGCTTATGATGTTTTGGCAAACTTTGAGGAGAGATGGTTAAGAGCTGCAAAACCTAAAGGGGTTTCAAAGGTAAAAGGTAATGCATATGATGATGCACTGCTTAGATTAGAACGGATTCAAGATTTTTTGACTGTGAATGATGTTCCTAGTGTCGATGACGATAATCCTGAGGCTTGGCATGTTCAG ATATTTCGCTCGATTGATTCTAATTCTGTCAAGGGATTTCCAAAGGATCCAAAAATAGCACAAAGCATG AACTTGGTATGCAGAAAGAATGTGATGATTGACATGAGCATACATGAAGCATATGTGAAGGCCATCCGTTCAGCACAACATTACATTTATATAGAGAACCAATATTTCATTGGATCCTCATTCAATTGGAGTCAGACTCAATATAAGGATCTTG GTGCTGATAATTTAATTCCAATAGAAATTGCTTTGAAGATTGCTGAAAAGATTAGAGAAAATCAGAGATTTGCAGTGTACATTGTTATTCCAATGTGGCCAGAAGGTATTCCAACAGGGGCTGCCACCCAAAGGATTCTATATTGGCAG AACAAAACAATGCAAAATATGTATCAGACAGTATATAATGCTTTGGTTGAGACTGGACTTGAAACTGCATTCTCTCCACAAGACTATTTGAACTTTTTCTGTCTTGGCAATCGCGAGGCCTGTGGTATATATGAGAATGTTAATGGAACTGGAGCTCCTCCCCCAGCAAATAGTCCACAG TACCACAAATATTCTATACGACAATGTAAGCATCTTGATCTTATATTTCTCCTTGCGGTAAATTTTATGTGGGTGtttttttctcttcctttttgttttgttttgcagGCACAAAGTCGAAATAATGGAAGATTCATGATTTATGTTCATTCAAAGGGTATGATAGTTGATGATGAATATGTGATAATTGGTTCTGCAAACATCAACCAGCGCTCCATGGACGGAGGAAGGGACACAGAGATTGCAATGGGAGCCTACCAACCTCATCATACATGGGCAAGAAACAATTCTGCTCCACGTGGACAG GTCCATGGCTATAGGATGTCACTATGGGCAGAACACACAGGGACAATTGAAGAGTGCTTCTTCCAACCAGAGAGCCTTGAATGTGTCTCAAGGGTTAGAACAATGGGTGAACTGAATTGGAAACAATACTCAGCTAAAGAGGTATCAGAAATGAGAGGCCATCTGATGAAGTACCCTGTAGATGTTGATAGGAAGGGTAAGATTAAACCCATTCCTGGCTTTGAAGAGTTTCCTGATGTTGGAGGCAAGATTGTTGGTTCATGCTTTGGCATTCAGGAGAATCTAACCATTTAG
- the LOC107627883 gene encoding phospholipase D gamma 1-like isoform X1, producing MDNSNGSPSQNRNSRSRSPSDHARAQSPIPHGGSDPHAPSTHHHPAYSFSYPPGPYSHNYYPPPPLSPSSHPSLPHSPCSHRYAYTSLPVSPSPGSSSPGPPINRPPPQLVAFNRPLPRLDYPLSIGGPTTKRRPPPRLDYPLSPGQKSAYSPPHYYTFPYHQGPKSPGVSSQSSQSPISSSPRSPSLENVICNVQISDSKLGAPASPSAPASPPAPAAQTGPFAPHFAHSNSVPFHGRNDEFNGCSDKFSGRRRSTSDVGDLKTSPSVSNESPRNQSLQLASYKGSSLRALLLHGNLDIWIHEANNLPNLDMFHRTLGDMFGKMPGSPGKGNTSDPYVSIRVSSAVIGRTFVIKNCEDPVWEQHFCVPVAHNAAEVIFHVKDSDVVGSELIGVVAIPVEQIHSGEVIKGAYPILNSNGKPVKQGAVLSLTIQYTPIDKLVMYQQGVGAGPEYIGVPGTYFPLRRGGTVTLYQDAHVPDGCLPNLMLDNEMHYVHGKCWFDIFQAISQAQRLIYITGWSVWHKVQLIRDAGPTESLGHLLRSKSQEGVRVLLLVWDDPTSRNILGIQTDGLMATHDEETRKFFKHSSVQVQLCSRNAGKRHSWAKQKEIEAIYTHHQKTVMVDAAAGNGKRKIIAFVGGLDLCDGRYDNPYHPLFRTLQTLHKDDYHNPCFAGNTGGCLREPWHDLHSKIDGPAAYDVLANFEERWLRAAKPKGVSKVKGNAYDDALLRLERIQDFLTVNDVPSVDDDNPEAWHVQIFRSIDSNSVKGFPKDPKIAQSMNLVCRKNVMIDMSIHEAYVKAIRSAQHYIYIENQYFIGSSFNWSQTQYKDLGADNLIPIEIALKIAEKIRENQRFAVYIVIPMWPEGIPTGAATQRILYWQNKTMQNMYQTVYNALVETGLETAFSPQDYLNFFCLGNREACGIYENVNGTGAPPPANSPQAQSRNNGRFMIYVHSKGMIVDDEYVIIGSANINQRSMDGGRDTEIAMGAYQPHHTWARNNSAPRGQVHGYRMSLWAEHTGTIEECFFQPESLECVSRVRTMGELNWKQYSAKEVSEMRGHLMKYPVDVDRKGKIKPIPGFEEFPDVGGKIVGSCFGIQENLTI from the exons ATGGACAATAGTAATGGATCTCCAAGCCAAAATCGGAACTCTAGGTCTAGGAGCCCTTCTGATCATGCAAGAGCTCAATCTCCAATTCCACATGGTGGTTCTGATCCACATGCACCATCAACTCATCATCACCCTGCATATTCATTCTCTTATCCTCCGGGACCATATTCCCACAACTATTACCCTCCACCTCCTTTATCACCTTCTTCACACCCTTCTCTTCCACACTCACCATGTAGCCATAGATATGCATACACCTCACTTCCTGTGTCACCCAGCCCCGGTTCTAGCTCCCCTGGTCCTCCAATTAACCGCCCTCCGCCTCAATTGGTTGCCTTTAACCGCCCTCTTCCGCGATTAGACTATCCCCTGAGTATCGGGGGGCCAACAACTAAACGGCGGCCTCCACCACGGCTGGACTATCCTCTGAGTCCGGGGCAAAAGTCAGCTTATTCTCCACCTCATTATTATACTTTCCCCTACCATCAAGGTCCTAAAAGTCCAGGAGTATCATCACAATCTAGTCAGAGTCCCATTTCCAGCTCTCCTAGGAGTCCTTCTTTGGAAAATGTTATATGCAATGTTCAGATATCAGATAGCAAGCTCGGTGCTCCTGCATCACCCTCTGCTCCTGCATCACCCCCTGCTCCTGCTGCACAAACTGGCCCTTTTGCACCACATTTTGCGCATTCGAATTCAGTTCCATTTCATGGGAGGAATGATGAATTTAATGGTTGTTCGGATAAATTCTCAGGCAGGAGACGTTCTACCTCTGATGTAGGGGATTTAAAGACTTCGCCTAGTGTGTCTAATGAATCGCCACGTAACCAGAGTTTGCAGCTTGCAAGCTATAAAGGGTCTTCTTTGAGAGCTTTGCTTCTACATGGAAATTTAGATATATGGATTCATGAAGCCAATAATCTTCCAAATCTAGACATGTTCCACAGAACTTTGGGGGATATGTTTGGCAAAATGCCTGGTAGTCCGGGCAAGGGCAATACCAGCGATCCTTATGTGTCAATTCGTGTATCAAGTGCTGTGATTGGGAGGACTTTTGTGATTAAGAACTGTGAGGACCCCGTTTGGGAGCAGCATTTTTGTGTTCCTGTTGCGCATAATGCTGCTGAAGTTATCTTTCATGTTAAGGACAGTGACGTCGTGGGATCAGAACTCATTGGTGTTGTGGCGATTCCAGTCGAACAAATACACTCAGGGGAAGTAATAAAAGGGGCCTACCCGATTTTGAATAGTAATGGGAAACCTGTTAAGCAAGGTGCTGTATTGAGCCTAACCATACAGTACACTCCAATTGATAAACTAGTCATGTATCAACAAGGAGTTGGAGCAGGTCCTGAGTATATCGGGGTTCCCGGCACTTATTTTCCATTGAGGAGAGGTGGAACTGTTACTCTATATCAAGATGCTCATGTTCCAGATGGCTGTCTCCCTAATTTGATGCTTGATAATGAGATGCATTATGTGCATGGAAAGTGTTGGTTTGACATATTTCAAGCAATAAGTCAAGCTCAACGGTTGATATATATCACGGGCTGGTCAGTATGGCACAAAGTTCAGTTGATTAGGGATGCCGGCCCAACGGAAAGCCTTGGCCATCTTTTGAGGTCTAAGTCACAGGAAGGAGTAAGAGTGCTTCTCCTTGTTTGGGATGACCCTACATCAAGAAACATCCTTGGTATACAAACG GATGGTCTCATGGCAACTCATGATGAGGAAACTCGAAAATTTTTCAAGCATTCTTCAGTACAAGTGCAGCTTTGTTCTCGCAATGCAGGAAAACGACATAGCTGGGCAAAACAAAAG GAAATTGAAGCAATATATACACATCATCAAAAAACTGTAATGGTGGATGCTGCTGCTGGAAATGGCAAAAGAAAAATTATAGCATTTGTTGGTGGACTTGATTTGTGTGACGGGCGATACGATAATCCATACCATCCTCTCTTTAGGACATTGCAGACACTGCATAAGGATGACTATCACAATCCATGTTTCGCG GGTAATACTGGTGGTTGCCTGCGAGAGCCGTGGCATGACTTGCACTCTAAAATTGATGGTCCAGCGGCTTATGATGTTTTGGCAAACTTTGAGGAGAGATGGTTAAGAGCTGCAAAACCTAAAGGGGTTTCAAAGGTAAAAGGTAATGCATATGATGATGCACTGCTTAGATTAGAACGGATTCAAGATTTTTTGACTGTGAATGATGTTCCTAGTGTCGATGACGATAATCCTGAGGCTTGGCATGTTCAG ATATTTCGCTCGATTGATTCTAATTCTGTCAAGGGATTTCCAAAGGATCCAAAAATAGCACAAAGCATG AACTTGGTATGCAGAAAGAATGTGATGATTGACATGAGCATACATGAAGCATATGTGAAGGCCATCCGTTCAGCACAACATTACATTTATATAGAGAACCAATATTTCATTGGATCCTCATTCAATTGGAGTCAGACTCAATATAAGGATCTTG GTGCTGATAATTTAATTCCAATAGAAATTGCTTTGAAGATTGCTGAAAAGATTAGAGAAAATCAGAGATTTGCAGTGTACATTGTTATTCCAATGTGGCCAGAAGGTATTCCAACAGGGGCTGCCACCCAAAGGATTCTATATTGGCAG AACAAAACAATGCAAAATATGTATCAGACAGTATATAATGCTTTGGTTGAGACTGGACTTGAAACTGCATTCTCTCCACAAGACTATTTGAACTTTTTCTGTCTTGGCAATCGCGAGGCCTGTGGTATATATGAGAATGTTAATGGAACTGGAGCTCCTCCCCCAGCAAATAGTCCACAG GCACAAAGTCGAAATAATGGAAGATTCATGATTTATGTTCATTCAAAGGGTATGATAGTTGATGATGAATATGTGATAATTGGTTCTGCAAACATCAACCAGCGCTCCATGGACGGAGGAAGGGACACAGAGATTGCAATGGGAGCCTACCAACCTCATCATACATGGGCAAGAAACAATTCTGCTCCACGTGGACAG GTCCATGGCTATAGGATGTCACTATGGGCAGAACACACAGGGACAATTGAAGAGTGCTTCTTCCAACCAGAGAGCCTTGAATGTGTCTCAAGGGTTAGAACAATGGGTGAACTGAATTGGAAACAATACTCAGCTAAAGAGGTATCAGAAATGAGAGGCCATCTGATGAAGTACCCTGTAGATGTTGATAGGAAGGGTAAGATTAAACCCATTCCTGGCTTTGAAGAGTTTCCTGATGTTGGAGGCAAGATTGTTGGTTCATGCTTTGGCATTCAGGAGAATCTAACCATTTAG